The Amphiura filiformis chromosome 15, Afil_fr2py, whole genome shotgun sequence region AACCTTTTATTACTTTCTATTCACTATACTATTGTCCCTAGCAGTGGCGCCACCAGAAATTTTTTCAGGGGGCggggaatcaaccaattttgcacaaaaattgccacaaaaagggAAGGGGGGAGGTTCCCCTTGCTcctccgtagcgccgccactggtccGTAGATGTAACAAACTATGTAATTTTGGGTCCTTGTGACTAGAGGAAAGAGTTGAAAATAGCATGGAACGCATTTTTTGGTCTCATtgcatggtgcgtaaaaaggataTAAACGAAGAATTTgaaaacggattctaaaaaaatggataaacacacaaaaataatgtaaatctaCATCCAACGCACCAACATTTCTTGCACTGCGATATTTAATTGTTGAGAAAActtggttttagagaacaactttatacgccgTTGTTTCGTTTTTGATACGTTTCTTTGTGTATGTCAAAGATGTTATACGCGTATGCACATTTATAATTACAATAGATCCAAGCTCTATTATATTGATCACACAGAATCCTTCGTGGAACtcttttcaacattattattatcacactcgtgtGAAATCCAGTTGTTACTAGAACGGTGATGTCGACACTGGCGGTCACAAATCGGACTgtcaagagcaaccgctggcggcgcatggTATTGTGAATCGCAAGGATATATAGTATACAATATTAATTAGTAAAGTTATGTGGCCGTAGCCAGCCATATCTACAAAAATTGTACACTTTTCAGCGTTAAAATGAaccaaaaaaggtaaaaattgcaATGGGAATTTTAAGTGGATTAAGTTCACTTTTGAATGTAAGCTAATCTATTTTGGATAAAGGTCCCTATTTTGGACGCAAAAACTTCTAGCTATTGGTCGCTGTGGATGTATTATAGCAGAGACGATGCAAAAGTTGGTGCGTAAATCTTTATCTTGTTTTCACTTTGAAATCAAGATTTCGTATTCCATGACCACAGAATGAAATCAGATTATCTCTATCAATGGATATGAAAATACGGGtaaaaactatactttttctgaatccgtacgattttttttaaatttataacattcggccgaagccgggctaatcccaatagtgctcagaggctactaaatttaagggacgccatccggatatgacgggacagggatatgggaagaggtccgatattagatgcaggaggaaaaccggagcacccggaggaAAACCTGCgtggacgagcatggatcggcaaccaaacgatgatagcaatacattggaatggttgttaacaagatttgactaactctgaaatttcacccctgcataagcggccattttggatttatgtaatTTAGGCACTGTTCCAGTACTTGGATTTTttggacttttgatgtgttattgaaTATGCTTTTTCTGAAAGAacggtgattaaatggattcttaTGAAATTAGTGGTAGGTTAAcccgttattttttaaatttaactagCCTATACCCATACACTACATGTTGGTAGCTTGCGGGTAGTAATCagtttcccagtctttaaaacaGACTACCTCAATAAGAAAAGCCGAAAACATATTGTCCACCTCAGTTTCTGCGAAGTCCAAGACAAATCCGGGGTCAAAGGCTAATTgcaaattcacctggcatacagGCCCAGATGCAAACATAGGACTAGGCCGGCTAGCCTAGGTCTAAGATCAGGCAAAAGTCGTGGTGTTTGCCTCGACACAGGTAAACTATGCCATAGGCTTAGCCGATTTTTTGTTAATAATAATGATGTACGCATGAACTCGAAATGATACTGATATTCATTACAACAAAACACTAgtcattggttatgaaaaagtttatataattatattagtgacagcaaaagtaaagtacattataatgtagtcttatattattgaatgcaacatattttaatcacataattataatggatcacttcaatactgaacaattttgattttagaatctaccaatataaaaatcacttgggaagctaacagagggagtacggtgactgaaaagatcagatgtgaaaaacTAGTAATTGTCAATAGTGAAAATCTATTAATAAAtctattgtgcacaaattaaataatacaaatcagagttttaagctttaaTGCAATAGCCAGCGTAtgcaccatgatgcagtcatgtctacagtagaattcatctcgacctttgcaggacttaaaccccattaaaagctattaaaccaagataacactcattgaagcagctcaactgattaaatcagatcttctctggttgtgtacaagtgtctgttttcaatgtgcgacatcgcaataaagctggtattacagcttcagttgggtaaccgattataaaggaaacgaaaggaaacaatggtatgtgtaccattgttcacgaaatgacacaaagacctgctttttgttaaccagcattcttcaaaatgagcaacataatgattgttgacttaacacgttttggaaataatttcttcatatttttggtgttatctgtcgtttacatatccttcctaaaacacaaaagtacgaccctctccaaacatctaaattagctaaaaatttaggacatgttacaaaactttattttctagaacctatttagaataatttaaatgtagcttttactgttttttttgtggcatccttcagaagtgagcggtccgataccaatattttcggtcaaatctccattcaattaacacggggagttggctagctatgccttgccctcactcatattttacaaaagtgcgaccatttctgaacatctaacctagctgtaattttaggtcatgttagagaaatatatttgctagaagttttggagaataaataaaatattggctggttatttttcacacagtgatgttaactaggcaagtgtccattctcccaacatacatcatttgttgaggtcacacgtcaatggtgagagcactgtgtattgtgtataggaaaacggacagtaactgcagtatgcaataCGCATATGGGAGgtcgggttagtgtagtggtcttctcgctcgcttctcaccgctgtagccggtgccacatgtgagtttggttgcctatccatgctcgtcctcgcaggtttttctccgggtgctccggttttcctcctgcatctaaaatcggacctcttcccatatccctctcccgtcatatccggatggcagcccttgaatttagtagcctctgagcactattgggcttagcctggcttcgaCTGAATGTTatttaacaacaaaaacaaaatcaatgggCAAgtagactacggagaagtctacgacACATGCCAATTTGCAGACAATGGCAATACTACAAGAGAAGGCTACCTTCCAACGCCATTGCGCTGCCCGTGACCATCTTTTCGCCGGATAAAACACGTTGGTATTGTGCCAAAGAATTTACACTTTTGTGTCCTTTAATTGCAGTCACCTTGGCTGGCTGGAACCCACTTTGGCTAAGAACTATTGCCCCAGTGGTGCAACAAGAGTAGTTGGTATTATTATGAAGCTAAACTAGGGAATTAGTCAAAGGTAAGGCAGAGCGAGTTACCGAATTAGGAGTCCTAAAGGAGGAGGGATAATAAACGGAAATTGAATGGCTAACACGAAATGAACCAGATGAAACAGAATTACGTGCATGAAATTTGTTGTGATTTTACATCAATTTACACACGGATCAATCTTAACACAGTCACATTGCAGCATAATTGAATATATTTCACGTGCACGACACGACAACGGTATATTCGCTCCCATGGTGAACAACCTAAACTAAACATCAAGAGACGAGATGGTTGCGCCGTACCGTTTAAAGAGTCAACAAGGAGTGCCTAAATTATCTAAACATGGCAATAACTCGCCCCAGGGcgtgcaattgatgcacggatAATACGACGTTCACTCGATGAACGGGTATCATGGTTTACGGCActatgatcaatattcaattatgtaaagatgaattatcgtcacaacagtaTATATTTTGGAGAGTCATCTGTTTTATTACTTATAGTGTTTTCATAAAGTCCCTAGGCCCTAAGAGTTTTCTCACCAAGTTATAGTACCACTCTGTTGAACTTGCTGTCCTTCAGTAGCTGCCAAAGACCATCGCAGCTGGTATTTAGCTTGGTCAAATACTAATTGTATTCTCGACTAACTTAATAACTGGGTATGAAACACTACAATGATTTGCCGGCATGAAACCACTGAAGGTTTCTTAATCCTGCCCACGGTGGTTTTGCGTGAGTTCATCCTTGGCTTTTACAACATACTTCGCACCAGTATCAGCATCAATTTCTACCTTTAAAGTATCTTTTGTCTGGCAGCGAATGACATTGTTCTCTTGACCTCTACGACAAAAATAGTATGGCACATCAAACTGAACTTTGTTAAAAAGTTCATTTGGAGTGTGAATGCTGAGCTCTTTGGATGAGTAAAGTGTCTGCAAATCAGCCGAagaaattatattatattgtattagcTTGCTTTACCTTCCGATTTTACATTTATATGTTTTAAATCACATAATGCCGCACGGAAGTTATCGTTTGCTTCCCGAAGTCTTTTATAATGTCAAACTTCTTATTTGAAGGTGGTGAACGTAGATAACAGACTATGCTGTGCCTAAAGGGGTTCAAACTTTACAGTTTGTAAAGTTCTCCGCCGACTGTACGAGCGTTGAAATAATAGGGAGCTAGATGAGTAACCAATTCGGCCTTTTGAGTTCGTGGATCTGAGAATGATGCCCTTTTCTGCTATTAATACGCTTGTAGTGCTCTAGCGGATTTCTCAATATATTTTCCGGGTTGCTGCAGGTATACCTTTCTCTCACTTTTGATCAATTTCTGATAAATGTAGTGTTCCAAACAGCGGTCATTTAGATCCATCAGGATGAACCATAAACAAAAAGTAGtaaatttgttgttgtttatcgTCTGTCAAGTTTTGTTGATCAACTAGGGTTGGGCGATATCAATATTTTGCGTACTATCTTTTATGCGTGACAAGATAGGGTACGTGTTCATTGAAAGGGAATGATCCGCCAAACCCAAGAAAATTGTCAGATTTCTCATTCGTACAATGAATGGTCCAAAATTCATATAATATGCTTTCATTGTATAGATATAAGGCGTAAATACGCACTTACTGACTATACGAAAATATACCCGGTTGGCGGTGTTCTTTGACGTTTCCCTTATATGGTCGTAGtgtgataattaatcttattaacCTTAAGTTCACGTTTTGCATGTAagcaaatttattttgaaaaaggtccacattttggacgCAAAATATGTATGCTGGCTATATTGTATACTGGCCTGTGTGGACTTATTATAACGTGGGCGATACATATATAAGTTGGTGCATGAACCAAATTATTTCTTGTTGTCACTTTGAAATCAAAATTTCGTATGCCATGACCacagaatgaaatcggaataatTCTATAAATGGATAAAGCACATATATTAAAATGAGGTTGCCTTTATCGCCATACACAGCATTTAATACCGGACTTATTTTACTACCGTGATGTGTATTATTGTCTCTCGCTCTAACGCAACTTGTAACCAAGTTGATGCGTTGCTACCAGCCAGGTATACCAAACAAGCTTGGGTCAATGCAGACAACCGATATCCTCTGCTATGAATGCTATTTGCGCCTaacagaaattgagtttgaacccATATATGTAGTATACATACAACTTGCACAGCGATATAGCCTATAAATGTCAATGGGTTTTCTTCTGTGTTGACCGTTGCTGCAATTAACTTAAACAAAAACCAAAGGAAGATACCAGCAGTTGCGCCAAGTAACAAGTAGTCGTTGGGGAAAGAGGGCGGGGTAATATCTGGTCTTTTGTACATTCTATACGCTGATATCATACAAAGGACAGTTAGTGGGCCAAAAGAGCAATTTTGATTCCCAACAGAATGTTTAGTCGGTTATACGGTCCAATACTGTCAGTGATGTATTCTAATGGCCCATCGCGTAAAATAAAACCAACAATTGAATAACCTATGCTTACAATAACTACAAGTAAGACACCAACTCTTTTggctatttttaaaaacaaagtacTTGTATATTGTAACTCGCTATTGCTTCTTGAGCTAAACCAGTCGCGTTGTGATTCGGAATCACCGTCATTAGACAGCAGACGACGACGCTCTTCGCTTTCCGTAATAATTGAACCATATGTATGATTGGGAGAATAGACTTCGTCATCAGATTCTGGTTCAACGTCAAATCGCCTCTGTACATTCTTTCCCATTGATTGCTTCTTGAGCTAAACCAGTCGCGTTGTGATTCGGATTCACCGTCATTAGACAGCAGACGACGACGCTCTTCGCTTTCCGTAATAATTGAACCATATGTATGATTAGGAGAATAGACTTCGTCATCAGATTCTGGTTCACGTCAAATCAAAATTTCGTATGCCATGACCacagaatgaaatcggaataatTCTATAAATGGATAGAGCACATATATTAAAATGAGGTTGCCTTTATCGCCATATACAGCATTTAATACCGGACTTATTTTACTGCCGTGATTGTGTATTAATGTCTCTCGCTCTAAAGAAACCTGTAACCATTCTGATGCGTTGCTACCAGCCAGGTATACCAAACAAGCTTGGGTCAATGCAGACAACCGATATCCTCTGCTATGAATGCTCTGAGCGCCTaacagaaattgagtttgaacccATATATGTAGTATACATACAACTTGCACAGCGATATAGCCTATAAATGTCAATGGGTTTTCTTCTGTGTTGACCGTTGCTGCAATTAACTTAAACAAAAACCAAAGGAAGATACCAGCAGTTGCGCCAAGTAACAAGTAGTCGTTGGGGAAAGAGGGCGGGGTAATATCTGGTCTTTTGTACATTCTATACGCTGATATCATACAAAGGACAGTAAGTGGGCCAAAAAGAGCAATTTTGATTCCCAACAGAATGTTTAGTCGGTTATACGGTCCAATACTGTCAGTGATGTATTCTAATGGCCCATCGCGTAAAATAAAACCAACAATTGAATAACCTATGCTTACAATAACTACAAGTAAGACACCAACTCTTTTggctatttttaaaaacaaagtacTTGTATATTGTAACTCGCTATTGCTTCTTGAGTTAAACCAGTCGCGTTGTGATTCGGAATCACCGTCATTAGACAGCAGACGACGACGCTCTTCGCTTTCCGTAATAATTGAACCATATGTATGATTGGGAGAATAGACTTCGTCATCAGATTCTGGTTCAACGTCAAATCGCCTCTGTACATTCTTTCCCATTGATGACCACATGTAGAGAAATATACCTACACATGTGATTAAGAACTCGATATAGATTGGTTCTAGAAAACTTTCTGAAGTTTCCAATAGCGACCAATGTGTGCTATTTGAATTGTTTGCATCTGTTTGGTAAGCAATATCGGCTGCGCTACTGAGGGTAAGAGAGATCCACATCCAGACTTTGTCAGCAATCATCAAAGCGATGGCGTAGTGTAAAAGAGTGACGTTTTGTAATAATGCACCTTCATATTTAATAAGGAAGACCATTTGAGTCATTAGCGAGATCAAGTGCATAACTTTCTCTGCTACTGAAGCAGCCATTTCTTCAAATGTATCTTCACTGATATTCTGAACTAAACCGATAACAAGATATATAGCTCCTCCTATTCCAAATAATATTGTTTGACATCGATTTACATTCTTGTATACTCGGGAACGTGAATTACGATGCCTGTTATCGCCTGAAGTTGAATGGTTGACATCACGATTCGTTCTACTCGTGATTGAAAACTGTACGTATCCTTTCTCTTCAAGCCTTCGTTTACCGATGACAAGGCACAAACTAGTAGTCGCAACTGTGAGAGCCAAAATTCCTcctaatattttgttaaaatttgtcaCATTGGCACCAAGTTTAATTGGATTATAAGACGGTAAGACCAAAACAGGAGCAAAAGCGAGTGCTACTCCTAAAGTGCCGAGAAGAAACACCAATATTATTGCGGAGTGGTAATTCCCGTGACTTCCACGTGAATGTCCGATGTATCTATCATCTGCCTATAATTCGAGAAAGATATAAAAATATACCGTAATGTTAACATATAGAATTATGCATAAGTCATGGTGTTTTTTATTGCTGCTTAATGACCTTCCTATATGGGAAGATCTGAATTCACAAAGCATCTTCAAGCGCTGGTGCatggtatcccacgtgatgcgattgtgTCATCATGCGAATggccatacagggtgtatcaaaataattggtacccatctgCTTTGTCTAATAATGAAACGTCTGCTTCTTCCACATATtgaacattagatcctcttggaATGAAATTTTTATAACATAAATCTACAAAAAAGGTGGATGTTATCCTACATTTTTATGTGACATTCTTGGCCATGTTCACTGGATAttggtgggtaccaatcattttgatacaccctgtataggacGGTAAGCTTGACCGGCAAAGATAGACCCCCATAACAAGATGTGGCCGTGCGCGTGTCTGGTTCAAACCCACCCAAGAAAAAAATTCTATTCTTCTTCTTACTTTCTGGGGAGTTAATGACAAAAATGTAAACGCAGTGCTGTTAATAAATGCACAGAGGTAGTAGAGGCCTGCAAAGAATGACAAATTCTTTTCAACACTACAACAGCTCGAAACGTATCAAAATCCAAGAACATGAAGAACATGAAATAATATAATTTTACAGATGGATGATTCGATTTCACCATGTACTATTTTCCCCAATCTATACCGTTATTCCAAAAATGTGtatttaaaggcccatataaTGCTGCGTGAATGACAAGTGTACTTTCCCAGCATTTTTCATGATTTGAGATCGCAAAAATCCGAACAAAACATTTTTCAGCTCAAACATGTCACTGAGGAAATTTGAGGTTCCCATTGATAGGGGAAAGTATTGGTAGGCTGTTGATCGAACCATTgtactttaaaataaaaacaataacagaATTTAATTAAATAAACTGCTGCACCTACTTTAAAATCATGCCAAACatattacattttttcttttatCAAAACTTCTGATATCACTGACACGAAATACTGgaataaaaatttataataataccTGAACGCGAAGCTCGTTTATGCTGTCCATAATGATGTTGCGGTAGATTGGATGAAAACTCTGTTGAATGTTTATGTAATAAGTTCTCATAGACAGAACAAGGAAAGTCTCAAATCACATTCATTGTAGTTGTTCACAGAAGAGAATCATATCTTAACATAATGATATTTTGTTGTAGAGTGGTCGATGGAGAGAACTGATAGAATATCTAAACGGTTTCGCATCCTTGTGAAATCGCGAAAGCTACCCTACTTCCTCAAACCTCgaaagtagtattaacatgattaatcgaaagtaatcatggtaattgtctTACTTTCCCACTTAATTTGCAGATTACGTGCCGGCTATATAAAGGTTCAGAAACAAGCCTTGATATGACGGAGCTAGTCTAGAAAGAAGAGAGGTTAATTTAAAAGGAACTTTCATGTTCCTATCACGAAATATTGTCCCAAGGGGTCCATGCTGACCCATAGGGTTATACTGGGGTCCAAAAATTTTACCATGTCAATAATATTCCTTGATCCTATCGCTATAGTAATTAACAGCTAATCAGCTAAACGGGGCGGGGACGGTCCCCGGTTGCAATAACGTCCACGGTTAAAATGTATAGTTTCAGGAAAACGGCCACGTTTGTCGGCAAACGcatactgtgatgtgccctgagtaatttaatttgatgatttatctttgtttacaaagttacatgagtgagaCATTtgagggattcccctttcttgcatcaacttgatcaaaaacaaattgaatcatttctaatttggaatatttggaaatccCCGGAGGCTGTAAAgggaaagtgatgtaatggaattcccctaaggaagtgatgtaatgagaaaggttaatgttaagtaagacttgggaatttcccagattgagcatagtgtgaaggcagtaaatggcccaaaatagaatggggtttttcccaggcttggtatataataagaaaatgtaaacaatgatacacagttgatagtgttgatctgggctagctagctaatatgcttacagtccaattccttcaattaaagacttagattttgttagcttaaacaaacagtgtatttgtgttgtgcattcgtgtgagttcgggtaaaaggtgattttggccttgagtcaagtacgattcgtaacaaaattgggggcttgtcgtccgggaaatacactgtaaaaaaagttaacattcatatactgagtcttgaaagtgaaagtacagtatggcagagttcaaagcagaagagtttcttgaagctataaattgggagaagtttgatgagttgaagaagcctgatttattagcaaagcaagctacaagaaagcaaataatcaaaaatgccttgattgatgttttggttggggaagatatttttgatgaatcctatttggaagagaaacttgaagtagaaattggtggggactcagcatttaagttgaaagagttggaaattcaattagaattgaggaaaatggaaatggaccaaaagaaaatggaaatggaccaaaagaaaatagaaatggaccaaaaagaaaaactggaaatgatcaagttagtgaatgaaaataaagaaaaacaagaacggctagacattgaaaaacaaaaactagcaatggaagacaaagcacgccaagaaaagatggcgcttgagcaccaaaaactagaaatagaagaaaaggacaggcaagcaaagctcagtttggaagcacatttgaaagaaaaagaaattgaggaaaaatacaagtttgaacaagagaagttagcaaagctaggtgacaaatactcatcaagtttctcctcaaagtcagggtttgatgttacaaagtatgtaaagctggtgcctaaattcaaagaaaaagatgttgacgagtatttccaacattttgaaaa contains the following coding sequences:
- the LOC140171085 gene encoding uncharacterized protein — encoded protein: MRTYYINIQQSFHPIYRNIIMDSINELRVQADDRYIGHSRGSHGNYHSAIILVFLLGTLGVALAFAPVLVLPSYNPIKLGANVTNFNKILGGILALTVATTSLCLVIGKRRLEEKGYVQFSITSRTNRDVNHSTSGDNRHRNSRSRVYKNVNRCQTILFGIGGAIYLVIGLVQNISEDTFEEMAASVAEKVMHLISLMTQMVFLIKYEGALLQNVTLLHYAIALMIADKVWMWISLTLSSAADIAYQTDANNSNSTHWSLLETSESFLEPIYIEFLITCVGIFLYMWSSMGKNVQRRFDVEPESDDEVYSPNHTYGSIITESEERRRLLSNDGDSESQRDWFNSRSNSELQYTSTLFLKIAKRVGVLLVVIVSIGYSIVGFILRDGPLEYITDSIGPYNRLNILLGIKIALFGPLTVLCMISAYRMYKRPDITPPSFPNDYLLLGATAGIFLWFLFKLIAATVNTEENPLTFIGYIAVQVVCILHIWVQTQFLLGAQSIHSRGYRLSALTQACLVYLAGSNASEWLQVSLERETLIHNHGSKISPVLNAVYGDKGNLILIYVLYPFIELFRFHSVVMAYEILI